The Mercenaria mercenaria strain notata unplaced genomic scaffold, MADL_Memer_1 contig_3711, whole genome shotgun sequence genome includes a window with the following:
- the LOC128553334 gene encoding uncharacterized protein LOC128553334 — protein sequence MSSNYTDDSWIAMPVSVRDFNRKKITYGRNVYMPYEYSLSYTTVQFVVQVLANLITPDFVEPTHESNHIFIMYAGTSLRTEIYAKAPENTTIENFTAFGIQNEKIKLSSIQQDPKRPQVKYAIMTWKPSAVEIGQHIACVNVHDNTG from the exons ATGTCTAGCAACTATACGGATGACTCATGGATCGCCATGCCAGTCAGTGTGAGGGATTTTAATAGGAAGAAGATTACTTATGGTCGGAATGTTTACATGCCATATGAATATTCATTGAGTTATACTACCGTGCAG TTTGTTGTACAAGTGTTAGCTAATTTGATTACACCGGACTTTGTAGAGCCAACGCATGAGAGCAATCATATATTTATCATGTATGCTGGTACATCATTGAGAACAGAAATATATGCAAAAGCACCAGAAAATAC TACAATTGAGAATTTTACGGCTTTTGGAATacagaatgaaaaaataaaattgtcttCAATACAACAAGATCCAAAGCGACCGCAAGTTAAGTATGCAATAATGACATGGAAGCCGTCTGCTGTCGAAATCGGACAACACATAGCATGTGTTAATGTACATGATAATACCGG